The genomic interval CAGCTTTCCGTCTTAAAGCATTCAGGATATATGTTTAAAAACTAATTATAACAAGTGTTTTAAAGGATGCAGTTAATTCACTGCATGTTTTACATTTTTGACAACCCACGCTGTTTGGAAATTGGTTGAAAATTCAGCAGTTTATAACTATTTTAAAGTATACGCTCCGCTCCCTTGACCCCATGTAATGCCAAACCAACAGCACTGATACAAAATGGCCGACAATCGACGACGCTTGTCCCCGTTGACTCACCCTGCCAATAACACTCTACACATGAGATTTCTATGTACGTTGACGTACATGTTGTTGAAGAGAGAGAGGCGGGAAAGCGAGCGCCAAATTCAGTCGACGCCGTTCGTAGTTTTTCAGCTTTTCCTCCGTCAGAACGTTCCTATTTGGACTTTTCCCCGGAATTTGAGGACAAAATGGTGCGGACTAAAGCTGACCGTGTCCCTGCAACTTACAGGAAAGGTAAACGGCACGCTATGACGGCTTAGGCCGTTGTATGTCTTCTGTTGTAATTTTCAATTGGAGCAAGTGTTGATTGAAAAAGTGCATAACGTTTCATTCGTTGTTTCAAACGCGAAGTCATGCAAAGGCCCGCCACATTATCATTCACAAATAATCATAGTTTCGCCCACTTTTTCGGCAACTTATACTACAATTTTGTTCCATTCACGTATTTGCACATTCAAAAAGTTACAAAATCGGGATGCACTAAAGTTATCCGTCACTTTTTGGCCAAAACGTACAGTTCCGCTAAAATCTGACACATGTATAACATTTCAAATGACACCATTTATTTCTAATTGCACATTCTTTCACATAAAAAAGTTCCCTTTCATTATTGGTTATGAACTCCGACCTGCATAAAGTTTTCCCCATTTGGTAGTCATTGTttgctacacaaaaaaaaaaaaaaaaatcctcaaattGCCCCATaattaacatgaagtgacctggaaatgcccccaaataattAGAGAGTGACCAGTAACCTGGTAGTGACTCTAAAATGtccaagaagtgacctggaggTACACTAAAATGAACAAGGATGTCCATGCTCATGTTGAGTGCCGTTGAcgacgctagatgtccaattcatttggactgggaggggccaacccccccaaaaaaagcgtCCTTCTTGATGTTCAGTTGATTTTTGTCCGGCAGCCGTGGCAGCTACAGCGCCCCGGAAGTCTCTGGGCTCCAGCGCGGGAAACTCCGCCTCCTCTTCGTCCTCCGGTCAAGCTTCTACTCCTTGTAAGACCAAGGCCAATCGCATTTCTctctgtcagtcttcttctatTCTCTCTCTGATAGTCAGCCATTTTGTTTGATTTACGCAGCCAAGAACAAGTACGCGGGAGGGAACCCCGTGTGCGTTCGGCCCACCCCCACTTGGCAGAAAGGCATCGGCGACTTCTTCGGCGGTCCCGGAAGAATACCCGAAAAAGAAAACCAGAAGCCCAGCCAACACGATGATGACGAAGGCCGTGAGGAAGCTGGCGACAAAGAGGCGGCCGGGGGTAGCGGCGTGTCCGCGACCGCCAAAAAGTAGGACACAAACTTTTGTTAACCctttgtcaagttcaaaaatagatccttaggtagacattgtaaaattacccaaaaataaggagagaagacactcagttttcttggccaaggaggtcAAACATGTGACTCGTGAGTAACCAAGATTGATCTAAAGGACAAAAaacctccttggtattttatttaggggttttccCTAAACAAGATTGGGGCCGCCCTCAGGGAAGGGAgagcaagctggcgacacccatgtggtttttttattggatatgtgtgtgcatgtaggtggaattaagtgatacacgtgtgtggagcaagagcttatgtaaacaatcaaaacaatcatataaacagtccaaataatgcagacacttttagttatgcaacgttaaacaatcagcaaaatagtccaaacacttccagttatgcaccgctgtggccctggaagatatcctcggatggaaaattgtcctcgaagggcTAGGCGAAAGTCCAAACCCCAGGTGCTGAGGATGCCTGGAAGGTCTAGTTATGCAACGACGCGGCCATGAAGCCACCCCGaccctcttttactctttgtaacacttaagcattatactacaatctggtatagcaagcaataatcatttactggttatatacgtaagaaaaatatggcaatatgtattatttatggtatttatgagcacaagcaaatattcaatcaaccaaccaagctaacatttaataaatcaaaccccgataattatctcaacacccttccaaaataaaataaaggaaGGCACCCAAATACGCcccaaaaacaggaagtgatgtgaaAATCCCCAAAAGCagcaggatgtgacccaaaatgGGTAGGAAATGACTCAGAAATCAACCACAATCATTAGTAatgagccaaaatcaacaggaagtgactcacaattaccccaaaaatcaaaagaaagtgacccaaaatagccccaaatcaatagtaagtagtagaggtgtgcaaaatttccgattcttagattatttgcgattcggcagtggaagattcgagaacgattcgcaaacatccaaattccgattattgaaatatgccaagtaaagcggaagtacaacacactcagcgcggtcttcgggacggaacggagcgagagtagctaaacatcatgcttctcattacccggcccctcgggtaatgccaatgctcaactcacggctctagctcaactcatgccacgagataaaaaaaaacacaacaacatacctgactgctgccaaaaagctgctacaaaagtacgtcatccacataatgtaatggtagatatcatttatataggactagatggaccattgattcggtagcgtgaacagcacatctacaaaaagctagatgcgaccGTTAGTAAAcgaccgccatcttaaagcagtacacttccctgcaaggctgttgtagcgaaccttccaagcaaaccgaattaactttttatctaaaatactcctaaatcggtaaaatattgacttgaatctatctttaaaatagttttaaaactttcacatgtcgaaagtagacaaaagggaaattatggaataacgggagcaattttaacaactttaacagttgattcacaacattaaattaattgaatgtagtttaaagctgctgttacagaatggggactggagttttttatttactgttatttttgtatatttgtttactgctatatgttaacttgatactgaaatagtagtttagcctgaggatttttgaacaattttggaactaatgtacaaaacatttaataaaaaaaaaaaaggagggggggggtgcatcaataatcgttttataaccgaatcggagcctctgaatcgtaatcgaatcgttaggtgcccaaagattcccagctctagtaagtAGCCAAAATAAAGAGAAGGACACTCAAATATGCCCTGAAAAaatgggaagtgacctaaaaatccacacaaaaaagcagcaggaagtgacccaaagtcaataggaagtgactcagaaaatcaataggaagtgacctcaaaataccccgaatcatcagaaagtgactcGACATCAACTGGAACTGACCTCAAAATgcgccaaatcaacaggaagtgacccgataccaTATGGAAGTGATCTCAAAatgcccaaaataaacaggaaatgagccggaacatcaacaggaagtgaccacataatgccccaaaatcaacaggaaatgagccgGGATATCAAAAGGATTTGACCAcataatgccccaaaatcaaaacgaagtgacccgataccaacaggatgtgacctcattataatgcccaaaatcaacaggaagtgacccgatataaacaagaagtgacccaaagtcaataggaagtgattcCGAAATGCCAAAAAAATCAGGAAGTACACCAAAATgtgctaaaatcaacaggaagtgacctcaaaatgctccaaaatcaacaggaagtggcccgatgTCAATAgtaagtgacctcaaaatgccctgacatcaacaggaagtgacctcataatgcccaaaatcaaaaggaagtggcccgacatcaacaggaagtgacctccaaatgcccaaaaatcaacaggatgtgacccagccccccaaatcaacaaggagacatcaacaggaagtgacctcaaaatacTCTGAATCAACAGAGTGACCcgataccaacaggaagtgacttcataatgcccaaaatcgacaggaagtgacatgatacCATAGGGAAGTGAgctcaaaatgcccccaaatcaacaagtgacACGACATCAAATGGAAGTGATGTCAAAGTGCtgcaaattgacaggaagtgacccaatatcaacagcaaatgacccaattcaacaggaagtgtcctcaaaatgccccaaaatcatcaggaagtgaccaaaatacacaaagtgaacccaaaaattaacaggaagtgaccataagTGGAGTATGCGGTGGGGGCAGGGGgtccagccccccccccccccgttggcccaaaagtgtcattgcatggaattgactttcctatatatataaaagttgtaaagcaataaaacaaacaacaaaaatgaatgaaatgaacaaaaaacaatattttacaatgggtcaaaatgatatttcaaacagatcatgtgacgagcacATTGGAcgtcatttttttgcatattatttaaaaaaaaaaaaaatttggggagggaaattttatttttcaaattatttttttcttttttttgaaaatatacattttttttgattgaagcaacttttttggggattgaatgattttgacacaaatgtcacacaaaaaggattgctaaaatcaaaactttttataatgaaaaatcaagtgttcaaatgcaaatatttgagtctcaaatattttttcgcatcccaaaattttttttctatgattgaattttttttttttgattgaagtgattttctttttaaaagatatattttttgtttgaagcaacttttttgattgactaataaatacacaaatgtcctagccacaatgtggcccagatgcaaaacattacttcaaccaaaaaaattacttcaatcaaaaaaaaaaaaaaaaaaaaaaaaaaagaaagaaaaatagcattcaaacgcatttttatttttagtttctaatttatttttgcattcaaacacatttttttgattgaagtgacttttttcaaattgaaaatatatatattttgattagggctgtcccgattaaattttttaatcgagttaattacagcttaaaaattaattaatagtaattaatcgcaattcaaaccatccataaaatatgccatatttttctgtaaattgttggaatggaaagataagacacaggagggatatatacatttaacatatggtacataagtactgtattagtttattataataaatcaacaagatggcattaacattctgt from Corythoichthys intestinalis isolate RoL2023-P3 chromosome 5, ASM3026506v1, whole genome shotgun sequence carries:
- the pclaf gene encoding PCNA-associated factor, with translation MYVDVHVVEEREAGKRAPNSVDAVRSFSAFPPSERSYLDFSPEFEDKMVRTKADRVPATYRKAVAATAPRKSLGSSAGNSASSSSSGQASTPSKNKYAGGNPVCVRPTPTWQKGIGDFFGGPGRIPEKENQKPSQHDDDEGREEAGDKEAAGGSGVSATAKKSRPLPAYDDEDE